From Chryseobacterium sp. IHB B 17019, one genomic window encodes:
- a CDS encoding LTA synthase family protein, translating into MISSKMKPFLYLGALYLIISLLVRVVFFFHPITTVSFGFFEILKILIIGAINDSFVFILTCPFLALYFLFLSDSKYQKPYGQIILGALVLFFLYILLIPNNIFKQYGGSVAEIALAFIGVKIIFFALMFFLPERRLKIRNTLYFITLFLYILLIVFNAVSEYFFYNEFGLRYNFIAVDYLIYTNEVIGNIMESYPVVPLFLAIFTITALISVFIYRKTKMELLDFPNIKQKLMLLGAFFVLIGISLFGLSLTTKIKGNSVFEGEIQANGLPKFYWAFTHNELDYFQFYPTINQKTAENNFLNQYPEPVLKRNITSDQPELKKNVVLISIESLSADFMEHYGNTQKITPFLDSLADHSLMFTNLYATGNRTVRGLEALTLCIPPTAGESIIKRENNKNKFTTGSVFKSKGYDVKFLYGGYSYFDNMRDFFAGNGYGIVDRDNFKPEEITFANVWGVADEDMAKKAIQTMNAEAKSGKPFFNHWMTVSNHRPFTYPDGKIDIPGDVKSREGGVKYTDYSLRKFFEMAKKQDWYKNTVFVVIADHCASSAGDTELPMDKYKIPAMIFSEGFIQPQKFTQTMSQIDVMPTLFGLLNFNYQSKFLGQDIFKKGFQPKAYIATYQDLGFVKDNYLTIISPLRKVKQYALTQQKNKLSPEFNIYYDEKQLKTPDQNKKLIEETISAYQSTSYWLEKNQLNR; encoded by the coding sequence TTATATCTTATCATTTCTTTACTTGTAAGAGTAGTTTTCTTTTTTCACCCCATTACAACAGTAAGTTTTGGTTTTTTTGAAATATTGAAGATTCTGATAATCGGTGCAATCAATGATTCTTTTGTTTTTATCTTGACATGCCCTTTTCTGGCCCTTTATTTTTTATTTTTATCTGACTCAAAATACCAGAAGCCGTATGGACAAATCATTCTGGGCGCATTGGTACTTTTCTTTTTGTATATACTCCTCATCCCGAATAATATATTTAAACAATATGGAGGCTCGGTTGCAGAAATTGCACTGGCTTTTATCGGTGTAAAAATAATTTTCTTTGCACTAATGTTTTTTCTCCCGGAAAGACGCCTTAAAATCAGGAATACGCTTTATTTTATCACCCTTTTCTTGTATATCTTGTTAATTGTTTTCAATGCGGTAAGTGAATATTTCTTTTATAATGAATTTGGTTTAAGATATAATTTTATTGCGGTAGATTATCTCATTTATACCAACGAGGTGATTGGAAATATCATGGAAAGTTACCCTGTAGTTCCTTTATTTCTGGCAATTTTTACCATAACCGCACTGATCTCTGTTTTCATTTATAGAAAAACAAAAATGGAGCTTTTAGATTTTCCGAATATTAAACAAAAACTGATGTTGTTGGGAGCTTTTTTTGTTTTAATAGGTATTAGCTTATTTGGTCTCAGCCTTACTACGAAAATCAAAGGGAACAGTGTTTTTGAAGGAGAAATCCAGGCGAATGGGTTACCTAAATTTTATTGGGCATTTACTCACAACGAACTGGATTATTTCCAATTTTACCCCACAATTAATCAAAAAACGGCCGAAAATAATTTTCTCAATCAATATCCGGAACCTGTTCTAAAAAGAAATATCACTTCAGATCAGCCGGAATTAAAGAAAAATGTTGTTTTAATTTCTATTGAAAGCTTATCCGCAGATTTCATGGAACATTATGGAAATACACAAAAAATCACTCCTTTTCTGGATAGTTTGGCAGACCATTCTCTGATGTTCACCAATCTTTATGCAACGGGAAACAGAACCGTTCGCGGCCTGGAAGCATTGACACTCTGCATCCCACCCACTGCAGGAGAAAGCATCATCAAGAGAGAAAATAATAAAAACAAATTCACCACCGGAAGTGTTTTCAAATCAAAAGGTTATGATGTAAAATTTTTATACGGCGGATACAGTTATTTCGACAATATGCGGGATTTCTTTGCTGGAAACGGCTACGGAATTGTTGATCGTGACAATTTTAAGCCGGAAGAAATTACTTTCGCAAACGTCTGGGGTGTTGCTGATGAAGATATGGCAAAAAAGGCCATCCAAACCATGAACGCCGAAGCAAAATCCGGAAAACCTTTCTTCAATCACTGGATGACGGTTTCCAATCACAGGCCTTTTACTTATCCTGACGGAAAAATTGACATTCCAGGAGATGTAAAATCCCGTGAAGGAGGGGTAAAATATACCGATTATTCTCTTCGTAAGTTCTTTGAAATGGCAAAAAAACAAGATTGGTACAAAAACACCGTTTTCGTGGTCATCGCAGATCATTGTGCTTCAAGTGCCGGAGATACGGAACTTCCGATGGATAAATACAAAATTCCGGCAATGATTTTCTCCGAAGGTTTCATCCAGCCTCAGAAATTCACACAAACCATGTCACAGATTGATGTGATGCCTACCCTTTTCGGACTGTTGAATTTTAATTATCAATCTAAATTTTTGGGTCAGGATATTTTTAAAAAGGGTTTCCAGCCCAAAGCTTACATTGCAACTTATCAGGATTTAGGATTTGTGAAGGACAATTATTTGACTATAATTTCTCCTTTGAGAAAAGTAAAACAATATGCTTTAACGCAACAAAAAAATAAGTTGTCTCCGGAGTTTAATATTTATTATGACGAAAAGCAATTGAAAACTCCAGATCAGAATAAAAAACTTATTGAAGAAACAATTTCTGCATATCAATCTACATCATACTGGCTGGAAAAAAATCAGCTTAACCGTTAA